A stretch of the Oxyura jamaicensis isolate SHBP4307 breed ruddy duck chromosome 4, BPBGC_Ojam_1.0, whole genome shotgun sequence genome encodes the following:
- the HAUS3 gene encoding HAUS augmin-like complex subunit 3 yields the protein MSCGKDFVETLKKIGYPKADELNGEDFDWMFESSEDRSFLEWFCGNVNEQHVVSEKELQDFNNLLESGKPILEGNALDEVLKTCKPMDSQSQEEEKEELKKLEDELQTLQKIKALQIHRHNKLQLMISENSSMLQALKSKEDEALKDLKEGLAVFTAGNNKLDNDLLSLMDGVKKLASFFTASDSEQGAGSPLFFSQLSLDKYLSQEEQCTAALTSYAKNHFYPGMSELFENLHEDSIQLRDESKPVTCDEANGACEESHEVARLQMAYICAQHQLIQIEAKEESMNSAIQCAESMLKSVKNKGVGKQENLEAKISSLKGEISTIKQHIAHLNNEELPSLLKEHAQLLSVPVVKADLDREIARQDCFASKQDEICSHLLRQKASFELIQLAYEIELKKHKDMYRQLDSLLESLKQSNNELQQRLEVLSELAQPAQPQNTIGPKDDLSRRLYQFLEGENKKQLVKTYKNLQQMAQKLMQDCVAAQDQIAVSSQEQSLLLSKLDNDVNALRDALYCGGNQLLFSSRELTEQFNQLEADLNKLNQLIMDLVADLKSKRNFLESNKLHQMERNLYVYFFKDEDHLKELVEKLEWQSEAKASGLGN from the exons ATGAGCTGTGGAAAGGACTTTGTGGAAACTCTTAAGAAAATTGGATATCCAAAAGCTGATGAGCTTAATGGAGAAGACTTTGACTGGATGTTTGAGTCTTCGGAAGACAGATCATTTCTGGAGTGGTTTTGTGGAAATGTAAATGAGCAGCACGTGGTATCTGAAAAAGAACTGCAAGATTTTAATAATCTTCTTGAGTCTGGTAAGCCCATTTTAGAAGGAAACGCACTAGATGAAGTCCTTAAAACCTGTAAGCCCATGGATTCACAgagccaggaggaggagaaggaggaactTAAGAAATTAGAGGATGAGCTTCAAACTCTTCAGAAGATAAAAGCTCTTCAAATTCATCGGCATAATAAGCTTCAGCTGATGATTTCTGAGAACAGCAGTATGTTACAGGCattgaaaagcaaagaggaTGAAGCACTTAAAGATCTGAAGGAAGGGCTGGCAGTGTTTACTGCAGGAAATAATAAGCTTGATAATGATCTGCTCTCTCTTATGGATGGAGTTAAGAAACTGGCCTCTTTCTTCACTGCTTCAGATTCAGAACAAGGGGCAGGttcacctctgtttttttctcagctttccttGGACAAGTATTTGTCTCAGGAAGAACagtgcactgcagcactcaCCTCATACgctaaaaatcatttttatccGGGTATGTCTGAACTGTTTGAAAACTTGCATGAAGACAGCATTCAGCTCAGGGATGAGAGCAAACCAGTCACTTGTGATGAGGCTAATGGAGCTTGTGAGGAGAGTCATGAGGTGGCCAGGCTCCAGATGGCATATATTTGTGCTCAGCATCAGCTAATTCAAATTGAAGCTAAAGAAGAAAGCATGAATTCAGCTATACAGTGTGCAGAGAGCATGCTGAAGTCAGTAAAGAACAAG GGtgttggaaaacaagaaaaccttGAGGCCAAAATATCCAGTTTAAAAGGTGAAATTTCAACAATTAAGCAACATATAGCTCATCTAAACAATGAAGAACTGCCTTCTCTTCTGAAAGAGCATGCACAACTGTTGAGTGTGCCAGTGGTGAAAGCAGACCTGGATCGTGAGATTGCTCGGCAGGACTGTTTTGCTTCTAAACAAGATGAAATCTGCAGCCATTTGCTAAGACAGAAAGCATCATTTGAACTTATTCAGCTAGCCTATGAAATTGAGTTGAAGAAACATAAAGACATGTACCGTCAGCTTGATAGTTTGCTAGAATCTCTGAAACAGAGCAATAACGAGTTGCAACAGAGGCTAGAGGTGTTATCGGAGCTCGCTCAACCCGCACAGCCACAAAACACCATTGGTCCAAAGGATGACTTATCTCGTAG GCTATACCAGTttctggaaggagaaaataaaaagcaattggttaaaacatacaaaaaccTGCAACAGATGGCTCAGAAGTTAATGCAGGATTGTGTTGCAGCACAAGACCAGATAGCAGTGTCTTCTCAAGAACAGTCTCTCTTGTTGTCCAAACTAGATAATGATGTAAATGCCCTTCGTGATGCTCTGTATTGTGGAGGAAATCAGCTACTATTCAGTAGTCGG gaACTTACTGAACAGTTTAATCAACTGGAGGCTGATTTAAATAAACTAAATCAACTCATTATGGATCTTGTTGCTGATTTGAAGTCAAAGAGAAACTTTTTAGAGTCCAATAAGTTACATCAGATGGAAAGAAACttgtatgtgtattttttcaaagaTGAAGATCACCTGAAAGAGTTGGTGGAGAAGCTCGAGTGGCAGTCGGAGGCTAAAGCCAGTGGCCTGGGAAATTAG